Proteins from a genomic interval of Ptychodera flava strain L36383 chromosome 7, AS_Pfla_20210202, whole genome shotgun sequence:
- the LOC139137398 gene encoding TNF receptor-associated factor 2-like, with protein MYEDIPIGTKDKENLIRRISLRTCTLIREELNMPGYSKLAFDMISEKFNCTFCLLILREPKQNLCGHRFCKTCIDDMIRESGSYGCPICSTEDPSSEESILRIDTINPDFAIGREMRNLPTRCVNSGCDWSGRFIVYMEHEEICEHALIECFKQGCSQSLKRRDLQRHLEQECEMRIVLCQYCTARMVCKVLEIHLKNECLGVLVNCQFCNEGVLRGKLEEHINLRDGDCKRTRQLCKFNDLGCQEIVDKDRQDEHNTQSLHPHMEFLLQGVTNLQVAAGKHEGDRRTIGDMSLVVGEQGTAVGSLRHRVAELQDEIKGIQSQILQSSSTERREAPGRFDEMERRMDSLRNNITVLETKATTYEGTVALLNTETERTSSSIETADREVKRNWQLIEALERKIKAQDRIIALKDVSLAEQDLRIQSLEKTSYDGILTWKITDFERKTQDAISGRTTSLYSPPFFTSRFGYKMCARIYLNGDGIGKGNHVSLFFTIMKGEFDGILRWPFGQKVTFLWIDQYNQEHLVDAFRPDKSSSSFRRPTSEMNIASGCPLFMPLNTLRNGKHAYVEDDIAFLRIIVDTSDL; from the exons ATGTATGAAGACATTCCAATAGGAACTAAAGATAAGGAAAATCTTATACGAAGGATATCCCTTAGGACATGTACTTTAATAAGAGAGGAATTAAACATGCCTGGTTATTCGAAATTAGCATTTGATATGATATCTGAAAAATTTAATTGTACATTTTGTCTCTTGATTCTCCGAGAGCCAAAGCAAAATTTATGTGGTCATCGATTTTGCAAGACGTGCATCGATGATATGATTAG GGAAAGTGGTAGTTATGGCTGTCCAATCTGTTCTACAGAAGACCCATCTTCGGAAGAAAGTATCCTGCGAATTGACACA ATTAATCCCGACTTTGCAATCGGGCGGGAAATGAGGAATTTACCCACCCGTTGCGTGAATTCCGGATGTGATTGGAGTGGAAGGTTTATCGTTTACATG GAACACGAGGAAATCTGCGAGCACGCCCTCATCGAATGCTTCAAACAGGGATGTTCTCAGAGCCTAAAGCGAAGAGATCTACAGCGCCACCTTGAGCAGGAGTGTGAAATGCGAATTGTTTTGTGTCAATATTGTACAGCCAGAATGGTCTGTAAAGTTCTTGAG ATTCACTTGAAAAACGAATGTCTTGGTGTATTAGTGAATTGTCAATTCTGCAATGAGGGCGTTCTCAGAGGAAAG CTGGAAGAACACATCAACTTGAGAGACGGTGACTGTAAAAGAACGAGACAACTATGCAAGTTCAATGACCTCGGCTGCCAGGAAATC GTGGACAAGGACAGACAAGACGAACATAACACCCAATCTCTTCATCCGCATATGGAATTTCTTCTTCAAGGCGTTACTAACCTACAAGTTGCCGCTGGTAAACACGAAGGAGATAGGAGAACTATCGGTGATATGTCCTTGGTGGTAGGTGAACAGGGCACGGCCGTCGGTTCTCTGAGGCATAGGGTCGCTGAGCTACAAGATGAGATTAAAGGGATACAATCACAGATCTTGCAGTCATCTTCAACAGAGAGAAGAGAAGCGCCCGGGCGATTTGATGAAATGGAGCGTAGGATGGACAGTTTAAGAAATAATATTACGGTCCTGGAAACCAAGGCGACGACATACGAAGGTACTGTAGCACtgttgaacactgaaactgaaaGAACATCATCATCCATTGAGACGGCGGACAGGGAAGTAAAACGAAATTGGCAACTCATAGAAGCCCttgaaaggaaaataaaagCTCAAGATCGCATAATTGCCCTCAAGGACGTGAGCTTGGCCGAACAAGATCTGCGAATCCAGTCATTGGAGAAGACTTCCTATGATGGTATATTGACTTGGAAGATAACAGATTTCGAAAGGAAGACACAAGACGCGATATCTGGCAGGACTACATCCTTGTATTCACCTCCTTTCTTCACAAGTCGGTTCGGATATAAGATGTGCGCACGCATATATCTGAACGGCGATGGTATTGGCAAAGGAAACCATGTGTCGCTGTTCTTTACGATAATGAAGGGCGAATTCGATGGCATCTTGCGTTGGCCATTCGGACAGAAAGTGACCTTTCTTTGGATTGACCAATACAACCAGGAACATTTAGTCGATGCGTTCCGGCCTGATAAATCTTCAAGCTCTTTCAGACGACCAACCAGCGAAATGAACATAGCATCTGGATGTCCTCTCTTCATGCCGCTGAACACTCTAAGGAATGGTAAACACGCATATGTAGAAGATGACATCGCTTTCCTTCGAATTATCGTTGATACCAGTGATTTGTAA